A genomic stretch from Chitinophagaceae bacterium includes:
- the ilvN gene encoding acetolactate synthase small subunit, with protein MEKQEYTITVYTENQIGLLNRIAIIFSRRKINMESLNTSPSEVDSVHRFTIVINETEDVVSKICRQIEKQVEVLKAYYNTNDEIVWQELAMYKVPTEVIAEQVKVERLLSQYGAKAVVIRKDYTVFEVAGHREETDNFIKVLEPFGLIEFVRSARIAIIKDSDGFHNKLKEFEYKEPSEEVIENEFLDKHDEVFTM; from the coding sequence ATGGAAAAGCAGGAATACACAATAACAGTTTATACGGAAAATCAAATTGGTTTGCTGAACCGTATTGCGATCATCTTCTCAAGAAGAAAGATCAATATGGAAAGTCTGAACACTTCACCCAGTGAAGTGGACAGTGTTCACCGTTTCACAATTGTAATTAATGAAACAGAAGATGTAGTAAGTAAGATCTGCCGTCAGATTGAAAAGCAGGTGGAAGTATTAAAAGCATATTATAACACCAACGATGAAATTGTGTGGCAGGAACTGGCTATGTATAAAGTACCTACGGAGGTAATTGCTGAACAGGTGAAGGTAGAAAGGCTGTTAAGTCAGTATGGTGCAAAAGCAGTTGTGATCAGGAAAGATTATACCGTGTTTGAAGTGGCAGGTCATCGTGAAGAGACTGATAATTTCATTAAAGTGCTGGAACCATTTGGTTTGATTGAGTTTGTACGGAGTGCAAGAATCGCTATCATTAAAGATAGTGATGGTTTCCATAACAAGCTGAAGGAATTTGAATACAAAGAACCAAGTGAAGAGGTAATTGAAAACGAATTCCTTGATAAACATGATGAAGTATTCACAATGTAA
- a CDS encoding antibiotic biosynthesis monooxygenase: protein MITEVAVLKIRPGHSAEFEESFIAAQPIIESMNGYIQHELQQCMEENDKYLLVVRWRTVEDHTIGFRQSEGYKEWKKLLHHFYDPFPVVEHYKRIF, encoded by the coding sequence ATGATAACTGAAGTAGCTGTTTTAAAAATACGACCCGGGCATTCTGCTGAATTTGAAGAATCTTTTATTGCTGCACAGCCAATAATAGAATCGATGAATGGATATATACAACATGAGTTGCAGCAGTGTATGGAAGAGAATGATAAATATTTACTGGTCGTTCGCTGGAGAACAGTCGAAGATCATACAATAGGTTTCAGGCAAAGCGAAGGGTATAAAGAATGGAAAAAATTGTTACATCATTTTTATGATCCGTTTCCGGTAGTGGAACATTATAAACGAATTTTTTAA
- the ilvC gene encoding ketol-acid reductoisomerase, translating to MANYFNTLPLREKLNQLGVCEFMNYSEFADGVNVLKGKKIVIVGCGAQGLNQGLNMRDSGLDIAYTLRKEAIEAKRASWKNATENGFTVGTYEELIPSADLVLNLTPDKQHTAVVKAIMPLMKKGSTLSYSHGFNIVEEGTQIRKDITVIMVAPKCPGTEVREEYKRGFGVPTLIAVHPENDPEGKGLAQAKAYAAATGGHRAGVLRSSFVAEVKSDLMGEQTILCGVLQTGSILCFDKMVQKGIEPGYAAKLIQYGWEVITEALKHGGVTAMLDRLSNPAKLKAFELSTELKNILRPLFQKHQDDIMSGEFSSTMMADWANDDKNLLTWRAATGETAFEKTAPTTAKISEQEFFDNGLLMVAFVRACVELAFETMVEAGIKAESAYYESLHETPLIANTIARKKLYEMNRVISDTAEYGCYLFDHAAKPLLKEFMTTIDKDVIGTNYNTGKDAGVDNKALIAVNHILRSHPVEKVGTVLRQAMTDMKVINTEA from the coding sequence ATGGCAAATTATTTTAACACACTGCCGCTCAGGGAAAAATTAAATCAGTTAGGTGTTTGTGAGTTTATGAACTATAGTGAGTTTGCGGATGGTGTGAATGTATTAAAAGGAAAGAAGATCGTTATTGTTGGCTGTGGTGCCCAGGGTTTGAACCAGGGTTTGAACATGAGGGATTCAGGTCTGGATATTGCTTACACTTTACGTAAAGAAGCAATTGAAGCCAAACGTGCATCATGGAAAAATGCAACAGAAAATGGGTTTACAGTTGGTACATACGAAGAACTGATTCCATCAGCTGACCTGGTATTGAATCTTACTCCTGATAAACAGCATACTGCAGTTGTTAAAGCAATTATGCCATTGATGAAAAAGGGATCCACACTTTCTTACTCACATGGTTTTAATATTGTTGAAGAAGGAACTCAGATAAGAAAAGATATTACTGTGATCATGGTAGCACCAAAGTGCCCGGGTACAGAAGTTAGAGAAGAATATAAAAGAGGTTTTGGTGTGCCTACATTAATTGCAGTGCATCCTGAAAATGATCCTGAAGGAAAGGGATTGGCACAGGCAAAAGCATATGCTGCTGCAACAGGTGGTCACCGTGCTGGTGTATTACGTTCATCATTTGTAGCTGAAGTAAAATCAGATCTGATGGGTGAGCAAACTATTTTGTGCGGTGTGTTACAAACAGGTTCTATTTTATGTTTTGATAAAATGGTGCAAAAAGGAATTGAACCGGGCTATGCTGCAAAACTGATTCAGTATGGCTGGGAAGTAATTACAGAAGCATTAAAGCATGGTGGCGTTACTGCAATGCTCGATCGTTTATCAAATCCTGCAAAATTGAAAGCATTTGAATTATCAACCGAATTAAAAAATATTTTACGTCCGTTGTTCCAGAAACACCAGGATGATATCATGAGCGGTGAATTCTCTTCAACCATGATGGCTGATTGGGCCAATGATGATAAGAACCTGCTTACATGGCGTGCTGCAACCGGCGAAACAGCTTTTGAAAAAACAGCCCCAACTACAGCAAAAATTTCTGAACAGGAATTCTTTGATAATGGTTTGCTCATGGTTGCTTTTGTACGTGCATGTGTGGAACTGGCATTTGAAACAATGGTGGAAGCAGGAATTAAAGCTGAATCTGCTTATTATGAATCATTACATGAAACACCATTGATCGCCAATACAATTGCCCGTAAGAAACTGTATGAAATGAACCGTGTTATTTCTGATACAGCTGAATACGGTTGCTACCTGTTTGATCATGCAGCAAAACCATTGCTGAAAGAATTTATGACAACCATTGATAAAGATGTAATTGGTACTAATTACAACACAGGCAAGGATGCCGGAGTTGATAATAAAGCATTAATTGCAGTAAATCATATTCTCCGCTCACATCCCGTAGAAAAAGTGGGTACTGTGTTAAGACAGGCGATGACGGATATGAAAGTGATTAATACTGAGGCATAA
- the gltB gene encoding glutamate synthase large subunit: MAGNKGLYDPAFEHDACGIGFVASIKGHKSHQHISDALTVLENMEHRGACGCENNTGDGAGIMIQTPHEFFFEECLKLGVHLPSFGKYGVGVIFFPREIKLREECRDIFNRTAEKLGLEILTYRKVPVNPDGIGPTALSVEPEMEHVFVACPDHITNPDEFERKLFVLRNHATHLINSTVKKDSIGFYITSLSYKTIVYKGQLTSGQVRGYFPDLSNKRVVSAFGLVHSRFATNTFPSWKLAQPFRFIAHNGEINTLQGNLNWLKSSEHGFTSPNFSQVEMEMLLPIITGGQSDSACLDNMIELLAMTGRSLPHVMMMLIPEAWDGNDQMDPVKKAFYEYHASIMEPWDGPASISFTDGKIIGATLDRNGLRPSRYCITTDDRVIMASETGVVWVDPKTIIKKGRLHPGKMFVVDMEQGRIISDEELKETICSQKPYGDWLNQNKIRLEELPEPRVAFTHLSDESILKYQKAFGYSTEDIDTIIKPMALDGKEPIGSMGTDTPLAVLSDQPQHLSSYFKQLFAQVTNPPIDPIRERMVMSLAAFVGNNGNLLEESPMHCHTVALKQPILTSTELEKIRSIDTGIFQAKTIQIYFRADGKPGSLKDGIDRICRYAEDAVHDGFEVLILCDRAVDSDHVSIPSLLATAAVHHHLIRKGLRGQVGIVVEAGDVWEVHHFACLIAFGATAINPYLALATIRNMKVNGQLQTDLDWDALRYNYIKSLCDGLLKVFSKMGISTLQSYQGAQIFEILGINQEVVDKYFTGATSRIQGIGLEEIAREALAKHYFAFSKKDIPVDRLPVGGVYQWKRKGEFHLFNPTSIHLLQYSTKMNDYATFKKYSKHVNDQSEKAATLRSLFDFKRNRPSISIDEVEPAENIFRRFATGAMSFGSISWEAHTTLAIAMNRLGGKSNTGEGGEDERRYDRLPNGDSMRSAIKQVASARFGVTSLYLTEADELQIKMAQGAKPGEGGQLPGHKVDEWIGKTRHSTPGVGLISPPPHHDIYSIEDLAQLIFDLKNANRAARINVKLVSKAGVGTIAAGVTKAKADVVLISGFDGGTGASPVSSIKHAGLPWELWLAETHQTLVKNKLRSRVVVQADGQMKTGRDIAIAALLGAEEWGVATGALVVEGCIMMRKCHLNTCPVGVATQDPELRKRFSGNADHVVNFFRFLVQELREIMAELGFKTVNEMVGQVDSLQMRENIHHWKFSKLDLSPILYKEPAAAHTSLYCTEEQDHGLADVLDWKLLAAAKPAIDNKEKVVASFDIKNTDSTAGTILSNEITKKYRAEGLPEDTIHFKFKGTAGQSFGAFNTYGITHELEGDANDYFGKGLSGARLIIYPDRTSTYTAEENIIIGNVAFYGATSGEAFIRGKAGERFAVRNSGANVVVESVGDHGCEYMTGGRVVILGDTGRNFAAGMSGGVAFVYDVKRKFSKNCNKEMVDLDPLNEEDAKELKQMIQNHFDYTGSSVAKFVLGDFENQLHHFVKVFPTDYKKALLKRSQTIAAGK; the protein is encoded by the coding sequence ATGGCAGGCAACAAAGGTTTATACGACCCGGCATTTGAACATGATGCATGTGGTATCGGTTTCGTGGCCAGTATAAAAGGTCATAAATCCCATCAACATATCAGTGATGCGTTGACTGTGTTGGAAAACATGGAACATCGTGGTGCATGTGGCTGTGAAAATAATACAGGCGATGGTGCAGGTATTATGATTCAGACCCCGCATGAATTTTTCTTTGAAGAATGCTTGAAGCTTGGCGTTCATCTTCCTTCGTTTGGAAAATATGGTGTAGGTGTAATCTTCTTTCCAAGGGAAATAAAATTAAGGGAAGAGTGCCGTGATATTTTCAACCGTACTGCTGAAAAACTGGGATTGGAAATTCTTACTTACAGAAAAGTTCCTGTTAATCCCGATGGTATTGGCCCGACTGCATTAAGTGTTGAACCTGAAATGGAACATGTATTTGTTGCATGTCCAGATCATATCACAAATCCTGATGAATTTGAACGCAAGTTGTTTGTGCTGCGCAATCATGCAACACATCTCATCAACAGTACAGTTAAGAAAGATTCGATTGGTTTTTATATCACATCATTATCGTATAAAACAATTGTTTACAAAGGACAGTTAACCAGTGGACAGGTACGTGGTTATTTTCCAGATCTCAGCAATAAAAGAGTAGTGAGTGCTTTTGGTTTGGTACACAGCCGTTTTGCAACCAACACATTCCCTTCATGGAAACTGGCACAGCCATTCCGCTTTATTGCACACAATGGTGAAATCAATACGTTGCAGGGAAACCTCAACTGGTTGAAATCAAGTGAGCATGGATTTACTTCTCCCAACTTTTCACAGGTAGAAATGGAAATGCTGCTGCCCATCATCACTGGTGGTCAGTCTGATTCTGCATGTCTTGATAACATGATTGAATTGCTGGCAATGACAGGCCGCAGTTTGCCGCATGTAATGATGATGCTGATTCCTGAAGCATGGGATGGTAATGATCAGATGGATCCGGTGAAGAAAGCATTTTATGAATACCATGCATCTATTATGGAACCCTGGGATGGTCCGGCTTCCATTTCATTCACCGATGGAAAAATTATTGGTGCAACCTTAGATAGAAATGGTCTCCGCCCTTCACGTTACTGCATTACAACCGATGACCGTGTAATCATGGCAAGTGAAACAGGAGTTGTTTGGGTTGATCCGAAAACAATCATCAAGAAAGGAAGATTACATCCGGGTAAAATGTTTGTGGTGGATATGGAACAGGGACGCATCATCAGCGATGAAGAACTGAAAGAAACCATCTGCTCACAAAAACCTTACGGTGATTGGCTGAATCAGAACAAGATTCGTTTGGAAGAATTGCCTGAACCAAGAGTAGCGTTTACTCATCTCAGTGATGAAAGTATTTTAAAATATCAGAAAGCATTTGGATATTCAACAGAAGATATTGACACCATCATTAAGCCAATGGCACTGGATGGTAAAGAACCGATTGGTTCAATGGGAACCGATACTCCCTTAGCTGTGTTAAGCGATCAGCCGCAGCATTTATCTTCTTACTTCAAACAATTATTTGCGCAGGTTACTAACCCGCCGATTGATCCAATCCGTGAAAGGATGGTGATGAGTTTGGCTGCATTTGTTGGTAATAACGGTAACCTGTTGGAAGAATCTCCGATGCATTGTCATACCGTGGCATTGAAGCAACCGATTCTTACAAGTACTGAACTGGAAAAAATCAGAAGTATTGATACAGGAATTTTCCAGGCAAAAACAATCCAGATCTATTTTCGTGCTGATGGCAAACCGGGTTCGTTAAAAGATGGAATAGACCGTATCTGCCGTTATGCAGAAGATGCAGTACACGATGGTTTTGAAGTATTGATTCTCTGCGACCGTGCTGTTGACAGCGACCACGTTTCTATTCCTTCTTTATTAGCTACTGCAGCTGTTCATCATCATTTGATCCGTAAAGGATTGCGTGGACAGGTGGGTATTGTTGTTGAAGCCGGAGATGTTTGGGAAGTACATCACTTCGCCTGTTTAATTGCATTTGGTGCAACTGCCATCAATCCATACTTAGCATTGGCTACCATCCGCAACATGAAAGTGAATGGTCAATTGCAGACTGATTTGGATTGGGATGCATTACGCTATAATTATATCAAATCATTGTGCGATGGTTTGCTGAAAGTATTTTCAAAGATGGGTATCTCTACGCTGCAATCATACCAGGGCGCACAGATCTTTGAAATCCTTGGTATCAACCAGGAAGTGGTTGATAAATATTTCACCGGTGCTACCAGCCGCATCCAGGGAATTGGACTGGAAGAAATTGCAAGAGAAGCATTAGCGAAACATTATTTTGCTTTCAGCAAAAAAGATATTCCAGTTGACCGTTTACCTGTTGGTGGTGTATATCAGTGGAAGCGTAAAGGGGAGTTCCATCTCTTCAATCCAACAAGTATTCATTTGTTGCAGTACTCAACTAAGATGAATGATTATGCAACATTCAAAAAATATTCAAAGCATGTAAACGATCAGAGTGAGAAAGCCGCAACACTCAGAAGTTTATTTGACTTTAAACGTAACCGTCCTTCCATCAGTATTGATGAAGTGGAACCTGCTGAAAATATTTTCAGACGGTTTGCAACAGGGGCGATGAGCTTTGGTTCTATTTCATGGGAAGCACATACAACACTTGCTATTGCTATGAATCGCTTAGGTGGAAAAAGCAATACAGGTGAAGGTGGTGAAGATGAAAGAAGATATGACCGTTTGCCGAATGGAGACAGCATGCGTTCTGCTATTAAGCAGGTTGCATCTGCACGTTTTGGTGTAACAAGTTTGTATCTCACAGAGGCAGATGAATTGCAGATTAAAATGGCGCAGGGTGCTAAACCCGGTGAAGGTGGACAGTTACCCGGTCATAAAGTAGATGAATGGATTGGTAAAACCCGTCACTCAACTCCGGGTGTTGGTTTAATTTCACCACCACCGCATCATGATATTTATTCTATTGAAGATCTTGCACAATTGATCTTTGATTTAAAGAATGCAAACCGTGCTGCACGTATCAATGTAAAGCTGGTAAGTAAAGCAGGTGTAGGTACAATTGCTGCAGGTGTTACAAAAGCAAAAGCAGATGTTGTTCTTATCAGTGGATTTGATGGTGGTACAGGTGCATCACCGGTTTCATCTATTAAACATGCAGGTTTACCATGGGAATTATGGTTGGCAGAAACGCATCAGACCTTAGTAAAAAATAAATTACGCAGCCGTGTTGTTGTACAGGCCGATGGACAAATGAAAACAGGTCGTGACATTGCAATCGCTGCACTGTTAGGTGCAGAAGAATGGGGCGTTGCAACAGGTGCATTAGTTGTGGAAGGTTGTATCATGATGCGTAAATGTCATTTGAATACCTGCCCTGTTGGTGTGGCAACACAGGATCCGGAATTACGTAAACGTTTTTCAGGTAATGCAGATCATGTGGTGAATTTCTTCCGTTTTCTTGTTCAGGAATTGAGAGAGATCATGGCAGAGCTTGGTTTCAAAACCGTAAATGAAATGGTTGGCCAGGTTGACAGTTTGCAGATGAGAGAAAATATTCATCACTGGAAATTCAGCAAGCTTGATCTGTCGCCTATTTTATATAAAGAACCAGCTGCAGCACACACTTCGTTGTATTGTACAGAAGAACAGGATCATGGTTTAGCTGATGTGCTTGACTGGAAATTGTTAGCAGCCGCAAAGCCTGCCATTGATAATAAGGAGAAAGTTGTTGCATCGTTTGATATTAAGAATACTGATAGTACAGCAGGAACGATTCTTTCGAATGAGATTACAAAAAAATACCGTGCTGAAGGTTTGCCCGAAGACACGATTCATTTCAAATTCAAAGGAACCGCCGGTCAAAGTTTTGGTGCATTTAATACATATGGTATTACACATGAACTGGAAGGTGATGCCAATGATTATTTCGGTAAAGGATTAAGCGGGGCAAGACTAATCATCTATCCTGACAGAACATCAACCTATACAGCTGAAGAAAATATCATCATCGGTAATGTTGCCTTTTATGGTGCTACAAGCGGTGAAGCATTTATCCGTGGTAAAGCTGGTGAACGTTTTGCAGTTCGTAACTCAGGTGCAAATGTGGTTGTTGAAAGTGTGGGTGATCATGGTTGCGAATACATGACAGGAGGAAGAGTTGTGATACTCGGCGATACTGGAAGAAACTTTGCTGCCGGTATGAGTGGTGGTGTTGCTTTTGTGTATGATGTGAAACGGAAGTTCAGCAAAAATTGCAATAAGGAAATGGTTGACCTGGATCCTTTGAATGAAGAAGATGCAAAAGAGTTGAAGCAGATGATTCAGAATCATTTTGATTACACGGGAAGCTCCGTTGCAAAATTTGTACTGGGTGATTTTGAAAACCAACTCCATCATTTTGTAAAAGTGTTCCCAACTGATTACAAGAAAGCATTGTTGAAAAGATCGCAGACAATTGCTGCAGGAAAATAA